The following proteins are co-located in the Hevea brasiliensis isolate MT/VB/25A 57/8 chromosome 11, ASM3005281v1, whole genome shotgun sequence genome:
- the LOC110657730 gene encoding mitochondrial-processing peptidase subunit alpha: protein MYRAAASHVRAFKGHRISKLPARFASSSAAALQSSSSGGLFSWLTGEKSKSLPSLEFPLPGVELPPTLPDYVEPGKTKITTLSNGVKIASEISLNPAASVGLYVNCGSIYESPASLGITHLLERMAFKSTRNRSHLRIVREVEAIGGNVQASASREQMGYTYDALKTYIPEMVELLIDCVRNPVFLDWEVNEQLQKVKAEISEASANPQGLLMEAIHSAGFSGPLANPLLAPESAISRLNGTILEEFVAENFTASRMVLAASGVEHQELVSIAEPLLADLPEASNTGVPKSVYTGGDFRCQADSGDQRIHFALAFEFPHGWSDDSNAMSLTVLQMLMGGGGSFSTGGPGKGMYSRLYLRVLNEYPQIQSFTAFSNIYDRTGIFGIQATTSSDFASKAIDVAVNELIAVASPGAVDPVQLDRAKQSTKSAILMNLESRMIASEDIGRQILTYGERKPLEHFLKIVDSITLQDITKIAQKLISSPLTMASYGDVINVPTYDSVSCKFKLK from the exons ATGTACAGAGCTGCAGCTTCACATGTTAGGGCTTTCAAG GGCCATAGAATCAGTAAGTTGCCTGCAAGATTTGCAAGTTCAAGTGCTGCTGCTTTGCAATCATCTTCTTCAGGTGGTCTCTTCAGCTGGCTAACTGGTGAAAAGTCCAAGTCTTTGCCTTCTCTGGAATTCCCCCTTCCAGGAGTTGAACTCCCACCCACATTGCCTGATTATGTTGAACCTGGAAAAACCAAGATTACAACACTCTCAAATGGCGTGAAAATTGCCTCTGAAATATCACTG AATCCTGCAGCATCAGTAGGGTTGTATGTTAACTGTGGTTCAATATACGAGTCTCCAGCCTCATTGGGGATCACACATTTACTGGAGCGGATGGCATTCAAAAGCACAAGAAACCGCAGCCATTTGCGTATTGTGCGTGAAGTTGAGGCAATTGGGGGCAATGTGCAAGCCTCAGCATCTAGGGAGCAGATGGGATACACCTATGATGCTTTAAAGACCTATATTCCAGAGATGGTAGAATTGCTTATTGATTGTGTGAGGAATCCTGTCTTCCTTGATTGGGAGGTCAATGAGCAG CTTCAGAAGGTCAAAGCAGAGATTAGTGAAGCTTCTGCCAATCCTCAAGGATTGCTTATGGAAGCAATTCATTCTGCTGGGTTTTCTGGTCCATTAGCTAATCCTCTTTTGGCACCTGAATCTGCAATAAGTAGATTGAATGGTACAATCTTGGAGGAATTTGTAGCA GAAAATTTTACTGCTTCTCGGATGGTGCTTGCGGCTTCTGGTGTTGAACATCAGGAACTGGTGTCCATTGCGGAGCCCCTTTTAGCTGACCTACCTGAAGCTAGTAATACTGGAGTGCCCAAATCTGTTTACACAGGAGGTGATTTTCGCTGTCAAGCAGATTCAGGG GACCAAAGAATCCATTTTGCTCTCGCATTTGAATTTCCTCATGGTTGGTCTGATGACTCCAATGCCATGTCCTTGACTGTTCTTCAG ATGCTGATGGGCGGAGGTGGATCCTTTTCAACTGGTGGCCCTGGAAAAGGAATGTACTCAAGGCTAT ATCTTCGAGTCCTGAATGAATATCCACAAATTCAATCCTTCACAGCATTCAGCAACATTTATGATCGTACTGGCATATTTGGTATCCAAGCCACCACT AGTTCTGATTTTGCATCAAAAGCCATAGATGTAGCAGTTAATGAGCTAATTGCAGTTGCTTCACCTGGTGCAG TTGACCCAGTACAGCTAGATCGTGCAAAACAGTCAACAAAGTCTGCAATTTTGATGAATTTGGAATCTAGA ATGATTGCTTCAGAAGATATAGGTAGACAGATTTTGACATATGGTGAGAG GAAACCTTTGGAGCATTTCTTGAAGATTGTAGATTCAATTACATTGCAAGATATTACTAAAATTGCGCAAAAGCTGATTTCTTCCCCTCTCACAATGGCATCATACGGAGATG TTATCAATGTCCCAACCTATGATTCAGTCAGCTGCAAGTTCAAGTTGAAATGA
- the LOC110657729 gene encoding ATP-dependent 6-phosphofructokinase 3 has protein sequence MDSIFSSNSSSISCLKPRFLESSKSAITTSRNLSSSICFSAPTSDSGSDSAFSMIGFSRASMSNVNGNGNGNIKPKIVNGDFGYVLEDVPHLTDYIPDLPTYSNPLQDNPAYSVVKQYFVHVDDTVPQKIVVHKDGPRGIHFRRAGPRQKVYFESDEVHACIVTCGGLCPGLNTVIRELVCGLHHMYGVKRVLGIDGGYRGFYARNTINLTPKVVNDIHKRGGTILGTSRGGHDTAKIVDSIQDRGINQVYIIGGDGTQKGASVIFEEIRRRGLKVAVAGIPKTIDNDIPVIDKSFGFDTAVEEAQRAINAAHVEAESIENGIGLVKLMGRNSGFIAMYATLASRDVDCCLIPESPFYLEGEGGLFDYIEKRLKENGHMVIVIAEGAGQELLSQTIQSTQQDASGNKLLQDVGLWISQRIKDYFSKQKKMTINLKYIDPTYMIRAIPGNASDNVYCTLLAQSVVHGAMAGYTGFTSGLVNGRQTYIPFYRIIEKQNKVVITDRMWARLLSSTNQPSFWSAKDCIEDKKEDIAKVKEEEEPENRLMDNGNCASDIVAKKEVSYM, from the exons ATGGATTCTATTTTCTCTTCTAATTCCTCATCAATCTCCTGTTTGAAACCTCGTTTCTTGGAATCTTCTAAATCGGCGATTACTACTTCCCGGAATCTCTCTTCTTCGATCTGTTTTAGTGCTCCGACTTCGGATTCAGGTTCAGATTCCGCTTTCTCTATGATCGGATTCTCCAGAGCCTCTATGTCTAACGTTAACGGCAACGGCAACGGCAACATCAAGCCGAAGATCGTGAACGGTGATTTCGGTTACGTTCTTGAAGATGTTCCTCACTTGACGGATTACATTCCTGATCTTCCT ACTTATTCCAATCCTCTACAAGACAATCCGGCATACTCGGTTGTTAA GCAATACTTTGTCCATGTGGATGACACTGTTCCTCAAAAG ATTGTTGTGCACAAGGATGGTCCAAGAGGGATACATTTCCGACGCGCTGGACCACGCCAAAAG GTTTATTTTGAATCAGATGAAGTTCATGCTTGCATTGTAACATGTGGGGGTCTCTGCCCTGGACTCAACACTGTGATTAGGGAACTAGTATGTGGTTTGCACCATATGTATGGCGTGAAGAGAGTGCTGGGAATTGAT GGTGGTTACAGGGGATTTTATGCTCGAAATACCATTAACCTGACACCTAAAGTTGTAAATGATATTCATAAACGTGGTGGGACCATCCTTGGGACATCACGAGGCGGCCATGACACTGCAAAGATAGTTGATAGCATTCAGGATCGAGGAATTAATCAG GTTTACATAATCGGAGGGGATGGAACTCAAAAAGGGGCATCAGTGATATTTGAG GAAATTAGAAGAAGAGGTCTCAAAGTTGCAGTTGCTGGAATTCCCAAAACCATTGATAATGACATTCCA GTTATTGACAAATCCTTTGGTTTTGACACTGCTGTTGAGGAAGCTCAACGTGCTATTAATGCAGCACATGTTGAAGCTGAGAGTATCGAGAATGGTATTGGTCTTGTGAAGTTAATGGGTCGTAATAGTG GATTTATTGCAATGTATGCTACTCTTGCAAGCCGAGATGTCGATTGTTGCTTGATACCAGAGTCACCCTTTTATCTTGAAGGGGAAGGTGGTCTTTTTGATTACATAGAGAAACGACTCAAAGAAAATGGCCACATGGTTATTGTGATAGCTGAAGGTGCTGGGCAAGAGTTGCTTTCTCAGACCATCCAATCAACTCAGCAGGATGCTTCAGGAAACAAACTTCTCCAAGATGTTGGTTTGTGGATATCACAGAGGATCAAG GATTATTTTTCAAAGCAGAAGAAGATGACTATAAACCTCAAATATATAG ATCCTACATACATGATCCGTGCTATTCCAGGCAATGCATCTGACAATGTGTACTGCACACTTCTTGCTCAAAGTGTTGTGCATGGAGCAATGGCTGGATACACTGGCTTTACAAGTGGTCTTGTTAATGGCAGACAAACTTACATACCCTTTTAT CGAATCATTGAGAAGCAGAACAAGGTAGTTATAACAGATAGGATGTGGGCTAGGCTTCTGTCTTCAACAAATCAGCCTAGTTTTTGGAGTGCTAAAGATTGCATTGAAGACAAGAAAGAGGATATTGCCAAAGTCAAGGAGGAGGAAGAACCGGAAAACCGGTTAATGGATAATGGGAATTGTGCCAGCGATATTGTGGCAAAGAAAGAGGTCAGCTACATGTGA
- the LOC110657732 gene encoding AP-4 complex subunit sigma, with protein sequence MGIRFILMVNKQGQTRLAQYYEWLTLEERRALEGEIVRKCLARTEQQCSFVEHRNYKIVYRRYASLFFLVGVDNDENELAILEFIHLLVETMDRHFGNVCELDIMFHLEKAHFMLEEMVMNGCVVETSKSNILAPIQLMDKTS encoded by the exons atggggaTCAGATTCATATTGATGGTGAACAAGCAAGGGCAGACGCGTCTAGCCCAATACTACGAGTGGTTGACCCTTGAAGAACGCCGTGCCCTTGAGGGCGAAATCGTCCGCAAATGTCTTGCACGCACCGAGCAACAG TGTTCTTTTGTCGAGCATCGCAATTACAAAATTGTTTACAGGCGCTACGCATCATTATTTTTCCTGGTTGGCGTCGACAATGATGAA AATGAGCTTGCAATTTTGGAATTCATACATCTCTTAGTTGAAACCATGGACCGCCATTTTGGCAATGTG TGTGAGCTAGACATCATGTTCCATTTAGAAAAGGCACATTTCATGCTTGAGGAGATGGTCATGAATGGTTGTGTTGTTGAGACAAGCAAGTCTAATATTCTGGCACCAATACAACTGATGGACAAAACATCATGA